From a region of the Sinorhizobium sp. B11 genome:
- a CDS encoding SIMPL domain-containing protein, whose product MAPNYTKTALLTAFLSLPLAASAPLLAQENQPREAVINVSGEGESALAPDMAVVNLSVVKQAKTAREALDENNKAMNEVLAALKKSGIADRDLQTSGFSIQPQYNYPQPVDNQPQPPQLIGYQTSNSVTVRVRDLSKLGEIIDQSVTLGINQGGDIQFTNDKPEAALEAARKNAVANAIKKAKTLSEAAGVKVGRIVEISENVVRPMPQPVYRAAMMKEASDAAAVPVQGGENSYNVTVSVTFAIEQ is encoded by the coding sequence ATGGCGCCGAATTATACCAAGACTGCCCTTCTGACAGCCTTTCTGAGCCTGCCGCTCGCGGCATCCGCTCCACTTCTTGCGCAGGAGAATCAGCCGCGCGAAGCGGTCATCAACGTGTCCGGAGAGGGCGAATCGGCATTGGCTCCCGATATGGCCGTCGTCAATCTGTCCGTGGTCAAGCAGGCCAAGACTGCCCGCGAAGCGCTCGATGAAAACAACAAGGCGATGAACGAGGTGCTGGCCGCACTGAAGAAGAGCGGCATCGCCGACCGTGACCTGCAGACGTCCGGCTTTTCGATCCAGCCGCAGTACAATTACCCGCAGCCGGTCGACAATCAGCCACAGCCGCCGCAGTTGATCGGCTACCAGACCAGCAATTCGGTCACCGTTCGCGTCCGTGACCTTTCCAAGCTGGGCGAGATCATCGACCAGTCCGTCACCCTCGGCATCAATCAGGGCGGTGATATCCAGTTCACCAACGACAAGCCGGAAGCAGCCCTGGAGGCAGCCCGCAAGAACGCTGTCGCCAATGCGATCAAGAAGGCGAAGACACTGAGTGAAGCCGCCGGCGTGAAGGTAGGCCGCATCGTCGAAATCAGCGAAAATGTCGTGCGCCCGATGCCGCAGCCGGTTTATCGCGCAGCGATGATGAAGGAAGCTTCCGACGCCGCTGCCGTTCCCGTTCAGGGCGGCGAGAACAGCTACAATGTCACCGTCAGCGTGACTTTCGCAATCGAACAGTAA
- a CDS encoding secondary thiamine-phosphate synthase enzyme YjbQ codes for MPQTMLTLSTRGQGLYEFTDQANAFVRQSGMDEGLLTVFVRHTSCSLLVQENADPDVKTDLNNFFRRLVPPSSDPSMRWVIHTSEGPDDMPAHIKAALNQVSIGIPVGNGRLMLGTWQGIYLFEHRDRPHRRDVILHLGP; via the coding sequence TTGCCCCAGACGATGCTTACACTATCCACCCGCGGTCAGGGCCTCTACGAATTCACCGATCAGGCTAATGCCTTCGTGCGACAGTCCGGCATGGACGAGGGGTTGCTGACTGTCTTCGTGCGCCATACCTCCTGTTCGCTGCTCGTGCAGGAAAATGCCGACCCTGACGTGAAGACGGACCTCAACAATTTTTTCCGCCGCCTCGTGCCGCCATCATCCGACCCATCGATGCGATGGGTCATCCATACGAGCGAGGGGCCGGACGACATGCCGGCCCACATAAAGGCGGCGCTGAACCAGGTTTCGATCGGCATTCCCGTCGGCAACGGCCGGCTGATGCTAGGCACCTGGCAAGGCATCTATCTCTTCGAACACCGTGATCGCCCGCATCGGCGCGACGTGATCCTGCATCTCGGCCCGTAG
- a CDS encoding DUF1428 family protein: MSYVDGFIVAVPRGNVDAYKEFSAYAGSIWKEYGALEYVECLGNDVPYGELTSFPRAVMAKDDEVVVFSWILYKSKQQRDEVNAKVMADPRLSSDKWQMPFDGKRMIYGGFEELLRL, from the coding sequence ATGTCCTATGTTGATGGTTTCATCGTCGCCGTTCCCCGCGGGAATGTCGATGCCTACAAGGAATTCTCTGCCTATGCCGGATCGATCTGGAAGGAATACGGCGCGCTTGAATATGTCGAATGCCTCGGCAACGACGTGCCCTATGGTGAGCTGACCTCGTTTCCACGCGCCGTGATGGCCAAGGATGACGAGGTCGTGGTCTTTTCCTGGATCCTCTACAAGTCCAAACAGCAGCGCGACGAGGTCAATGCCAAGGTAATGGCCGATCCACGCCTTTCCAGCGACAAGTGGCAGATGCCTTTTGACGGCAAGCGCATGATCTATGGCGGCTTCGAGGAACTGCTGCGGCTGTAA
- a CDS encoding MFS transporter, which yields MDIPVKERESVLRHPGYLNFAASRVFSSLSFQSVAIAMGWMIYDQTHSAFALALVGFCQFLPMAVLTFVVGHVADRFDRRRIGLACQLIEAVTSLVLAIATWQQWLTPAGILVAVTIMGAVVAFERPTMAALLPSIVPVSMLQRAVATSTSMMQTALIIGPSLGGLLYGVSPIAPFAVAAVLFAVASFNVISIRMQWTPSKREPVTLTSVFAGVSFIRSRPVMLGTISLDLFAVLLGGATALLPMFARDILHAGPWGLGLLRAAPAIGALAMSIVLARRPLTSDVGRKMMMAVAVFGVATIVFSLSTNIAVSVIALLVVGASDTVSVVVRSSLVQLLTPDEMRGRVNAVNSLFIGTSNQLGEFESGMLAGVIGPVVAGIVGGVGTIAVVLLWTRLFPDLLKVKTLQG from the coding sequence ATGGACATACCAGTGAAAGAGCGGGAAAGCGTTCTGCGCCATCCCGGCTATCTGAACTTCGCCGCCTCCCGGGTCTTTTCCTCACTTTCCTTCCAGTCCGTGGCGATCGCCATGGGATGGATGATCTACGATCAGACGCATAGCGCCTTCGCGCTCGCGCTCGTCGGTTTCTGCCAGTTTCTGCCGATGGCCGTGCTGACCTTTGTCGTCGGTCATGTCGCCGACCGGTTCGATCGCCGGCGGATCGGGCTTGCCTGTCAGTTGATCGAGGCTGTTACCTCGCTGGTTCTGGCTATCGCAACCTGGCAGCAATGGCTGACACCGGCCGGAATTTTGGTCGCGGTCACCATCATGGGCGCCGTTGTCGCCTTCGAGCGGCCGACCATGGCGGCGCTCCTGCCCAGTATCGTGCCGGTTTCGATGCTGCAGAGAGCCGTTGCCACGTCGACCTCGATGATGCAGACGGCGCTGATCATCGGCCCCTCGCTCGGTGGCCTTCTCTATGGCGTGAGCCCCATTGCGCCCTTCGCGGTCGCAGCCGTGCTTTTTGCAGTGGCGAGCTTCAATGTGATTTCGATCCGCATGCAGTGGACGCCTTCGAAACGCGAGCCGGTAACACTTACGTCCGTCTTCGCCGGCGTTTCCTTCATCCGCAGCCGACCGGTGATGCTCGGCACCATCTCACTTGATCTGTTCGCAGTGCTGCTCGGGGGCGCGACGGCCCTGCTGCCGATGTTTGCACGCGATATTCTCCATGCCGGCCCGTGGGGCCTTGGCCTGCTGCGGGCGGCACCAGCGATCGGTGCGCTTGCCATGTCCATCGTGCTGGCCCGCCGGCCGCTGACATCGGATGTCGGCCGCAAGATGATGATGGCAGTGGCAGTCTTTGGTGTCGCCACAATCGTCTTCTCGCTCTCGACCAATATAGCGGTCTCCGTCATCGCGCTGCTCGTCGTCGGTGCGTCCGACACGGTCAGCGTCGTCGTGCGAAGCTCTCTCGTGCAGCTTCTGACGCCTGACGAGATGCGTGGCCGCGTCAATGCCGTGAATTCGCTCTTCATAGGCACATCCAACCAGCTCGGTGAATTCGAGTCCGGCATGCTTGCCGGCGTGATCGGCCCGGTGGTGGCCGGCATCGTTGGCGGGGTCGGTACGATTGCCGTCGTGCTCCTGTGGACGCGGCTTTTCCCGGATCTCCTCAAGGTGAAGACCCTTCAGGGTTAG
- a CDS encoding DUF427 domain-containing protein, with amino-acid sequence MSGKPIKIPGPDHPITVEHNPSRVVVKLGGRVIADTHDALTLREASYPPVQYIPRKDVDMSLLERTEHESHCPYKGDASYYSIRDGGERSKNAIWTYEAPNPAVANIKDHLAFYPDRVDSIEELPSPEAGQF; translated from the coding sequence ATGTCAGGCAAGCCGATTAAGATTCCCGGGCCGGATCATCCGATCACCGTCGAACACAATCCCTCCCGTGTCGTCGTCAAGCTCGGCGGGCGCGTGATCGCGGATACGCATGATGCGCTGACCCTGCGCGAGGCTTCCTATCCGCCGGTGCAGTATATTCCACGCAAGGATGTGGATATGTCGCTGCTGGAGCGCACCGAGCACGAGAGCCATTGCCCCTATAAGGGAGATGCCTCCTATTACAGCATTCGTGATGGCGGCGAGCGTTCGAAGAATGCGATCTGGACCTACGAGGCGCCCAATCCCGCCGTAGCCAACATCAAGGACCATTTGGCCTTTTACCCTGACAGGGTCGATTCCATTGAAGAGCTGCCGTCGCCCGAAGCAGGCCAGTTCTAA
- a CDS encoding phytanoyl-CoA dioxygenase family protein — MELAVKRDAHPTASSVTTQLKDIKKRLPLRVLSEADWQHWTTKGYVIVRQAVPAANVERLAEVLWRFDEKDPNDSSTWYAPQRREHKMKELNNTGMLEIYNHQAMWDNRMEKRVYDVFVDIWDREDLWVTIDRANLNPPKKVKGNPNGFIHWDVDTSIRPMPIGVQAVLSLKKQDGDVGGFQCVPYLFEHFDEWVKTQPEDRDPMHPDMTGLSTVNIDMEPGDLMIFNSLLAHGVRPNHAENRVRMAQYISMHPAEYDNAEEREERIRLWRELDHPKRDAFPGDPREWEKHNAKTAELTPLGRKLLGLDRW, encoded by the coding sequence ATGGAACTGGCAGTGAAACGCGACGCTCATCCGACGGCCTCGTCGGTCACCACGCAGCTCAAGGACATCAAGAAGAGACTGCCGCTGCGCGTGCTCTCGGAAGCGGACTGGCAGCACTGGACGACGAAGGGCTATGTCATCGTTCGCCAGGCCGTTCCTGCAGCCAATGTCGAGCGGCTTGCGGAGGTGCTCTGGCGTTTTGACGAGAAGGATCCGAACGATTCCTCCACCTGGTATGCGCCGCAGCGCCGTGAGCACAAGATGAAAGAGCTCAACAATACCGGCATGCTGGAAATCTATAATCACCAGGCAATGTGGGATAACCGGATGGAGAAGCGCGTCTATGACGTCTTCGTCGATATCTGGGACCGCGAAGACCTGTGGGTGACGATCGACCGCGCCAATCTCAACCCGCCGAAGAAGGTCAAGGGCAATCCCAACGGCTTCATCCACTGGGATGTCGATACGTCCATCCGACCGATGCCGATCGGCGTGCAGGCAGTCCTGAGCCTGAAGAAGCAGGACGGCGATGTCGGCGGCTTCCAGTGCGTACCCTATCTCTTCGAACATTTCGACGAATGGGTGAAGACGCAGCCCGAGGACCGCGATCCGATGCATCCTGATATGACCGGCCTTTCAACTGTCAATATCGACATGGAGCCGGGTGACCTGATGATCTTCAACTCGCTGCTCGCCCATGGCGTTCGCCCGAACCATGCGGAGAACCGTGTGCGCATGGCGCAATATATCTCCATGCATCCGGCCGAATACGATAACGCCGAAGAGCGCGAAGAGCGCATCCGCCTGTGGCGGGAGCTCGATCATCCGAAGCGCGATGCCTTCCCCGGCGATCCGCGCGAATGGGAAAAGCACAATGCCAAGACCGCCGAGCTGACGCCGCTCGGCCGCAAGCTGCTCGGCCTCGACCGCTGGTAA
- a CDS encoding AraC family transcriptional regulator: MRPYLEILPRHADSSWSMLNRRLDDAIPFQWHHHPEFELTLTLNSIGQRFIGDHTGEYEDGDLVLVGPNLPHTWVSRAKYDEANPHIALVLWFHPDWMRQMTSGAVELRPVEAMLARADRGLHFSKEAAAAVRSNIEAIFAKPPAERLLLLFNILGAIAADRQASPLASTPGQSRELQESRERIDRVLTHVHLNYARTIALEELADIAALSVSGLHRLFRRHTGTTFSDYLIRMRIGDACARLSATVQPVGHIADAVGYSSLANFNRQFRTQTGMTPRQYRNVFRPA, encoded by the coding sequence ATGAGGCCGTATCTCGAAATCCTGCCACGCCACGCCGACAGCTCCTGGAGCATGCTGAACCGGCGGCTGGATGACGCGATCCCCTTCCAGTGGCACCACCACCCCGAATTCGAGCTGACGCTGACGCTGAACTCCATCGGCCAGCGCTTCATCGGCGATCACACGGGGGAATATGAGGACGGCGACCTCGTGCTCGTCGGGCCGAACCTGCCACACACCTGGGTATCGCGGGCCAAATACGACGAGGCAAACCCGCATATCGCCCTCGTGCTCTGGTTCCACCCGGACTGGATGCGGCAAATGACATCAGGCGCGGTGGAACTGCGCCCCGTCGAAGCAATGCTTGCTCGTGCAGATCGCGGCTTGCACTTCTCGAAGGAAGCGGCCGCTGCCGTCCGCAGCAATATCGAAGCCATCTTCGCAAAGCCCCCGGCCGAACGGCTGCTCTTGCTCTTTAACATCCTCGGCGCCATTGCCGCAGACCGGCAGGCATCTCCGCTTGCCAGTACACCCGGCCAAAGCCGTGAGTTGCAGGAGAGCCGTGAACGGATCGACAGGGTGCTTACTCATGTGCATCTGAACTATGCCCGCACGATCGCGCTGGAAGAACTTGCCGATATAGCTGCCCTCAGCGTCTCGGGCCTGCACAGGCTCTTCCGCCGCCATACCGGCACCACCTTCTCGGACTACCTGATCCGCATGCGCATCGGCGATGCCTGCGCCCGCCTTTCGGCCACGGTCCAGCCCGTCGGCCATATCGCCGATGCCGTCGGCTATAGTTCGCTTGCCAATTTCAACAGGCAGTTCAGGACGCAAACCGGAATGACGCCGCGGCAATACCGCAACGTCTTCCGCCCCGCTTAA
- a CDS encoding DMT family transporter, with protein sequence MSREFQGYIYLTLAMTTVGSTVVASKVIASGLPPFTATALRFAVAFPFFLFLMRWTGSRLLRLSGRDWLILVTQAGAGSVGYTTLLISGLSLTSAANAGVIIGTLPVVSAAISILVLGERPQRFLLLAIGLAAAGVFSIAFSPAAGSGSLVGDMLIFGAVICEGLFILLNKRLGTSIPPLTQSALMTAIGFVVAGVPALFEHHDIGIASQPALLAVVYYALVPTVGGFILWYAGAERVSGAEASLFTAVAPATAVIFAFLVLGEAVGSNQIFGIACVLAAVIGLGLASLRRTAKV encoded by the coding sequence ATGAGCAGGGAATTTCAAGGTTATATCTATCTCACATTGGCCATGACGACGGTCGGCAGTACCGTTGTCGCCAGCAAGGTCATTGCTTCCGGATTGCCGCCTTTTACGGCGACGGCCCTGCGTTTTGCGGTGGCCTTTCCCTTCTTCCTCTTCCTGATGCGATGGACAGGATCGCGGCTGTTACGGCTTTCCGGACGGGATTGGCTGATCCTCGTCACGCAGGCCGGTGCTGGGAGCGTGGGCTACACGACGCTGTTGATTTCGGGCCTGTCGCTGACATCGGCGGCCAATGCCGGCGTCATCATCGGCACGCTGCCGGTCGTCTCGGCGGCAATCTCCATTCTCGTGCTTGGCGAGAGGCCGCAGCGCTTCCTGCTTCTGGCAATCGGGCTGGCTGCAGCCGGCGTCTTTTCCATTGCCTTCTCGCCGGCTGCCGGCAGCGGGTCTCTCGTCGGTGACATGCTGATTTTCGGCGCGGTCATCTGCGAGGGGCTGTTCATCCTGCTCAACAAGCGGCTTGGCACGTCGATCCCGCCATTGACGCAGTCGGCGCTGATGACGGCCATCGGCTTCGTCGTTGCGGGTGTGCCCGCCTTGTTTGAGCATCATGATATCGGCATCGCCTCGCAGCCCGCTCTGCTTGCGGTCGTCTATTACGCGCTGGTGCCGACTGTCGGCGGCTTCATCCTCTGGTATGCGGGAGCGGAGCGCGTCAGTGGCGCGGAGGCCTCTCTGTTTACGGCTGTTGCGCCGGCAACAGCCGTCATTTTTGCCTTCCTGGTTCTTGGAGAGGCGGTTGGTTCCAACCAGATTTTCGGGATTGCCTGCGTTCTGGCCGCGGTCATAGGCCTTGGCCTCGCCAGCCTGCGGCGAACGGCCAAGGTTTAA
- a CDS encoding AraC family transcriptional regulator has product MAASQFRMLRSSVPGVEAVVATSGHRFARHTHEQFGIGLIFSGAQKSLSGRGMVEAEAGDLITVNPNEIHDGAPIGEARSWSILYFDPAVMEGLAREVAGGGTNRSEIPRPVIHDRLLADRFRVLFSAVTGDGEGMRCEELLLSVIADALRETAMTEGLAIAPHSIVHARNMIDDDPAGEISLSDLARESGLSRFQVLRAFARATGFTPHAYHVQARVHLARRLIAGGAALAEAAAESGFADQSHMTRAFVSRYGLTPGTYARGHS; this is encoded by the coding sequence ATGGCCGCCAGCCAGTTCAGGATGCTGCGTTCGTCCGTGCCCGGCGTGGAGGCGGTGGTGGCGACATCAGGCCATCGTTTCGCGCGCCACACGCATGAGCAGTTCGGCATTGGCCTCATCTTTTCCGGGGCGCAGAAATCGTTGAGCGGGCGCGGCATGGTCGAGGCGGAGGCCGGCGATCTTATCACCGTCAACCCGAACGAGATTCATGACGGCGCGCCGATCGGCGAGGCGCGCTCCTGGAGCATTCTCTATTTTGATCCTGCGGTGATGGAGGGGCTTGCGCGCGAGGTTGCAGGAGGCGGGACCAATCGGTCGGAAATTCCGCGCCCTGTCATTCACGACAGGCTGCTCGCTGATCGATTTCGCGTGCTGTTTTCCGCTGTGACCGGGGATGGGGAAGGGATGCGCTGCGAGGAGCTGCTCCTGTCGGTCATTGCCGATGCCTTGCGGGAAACCGCGATGACGGAGGGGCTGGCCATTGCACCGCATTCCATTGTCCATGCGCGTAACATGATCGATGATGATCCGGCGGGCGAGATCTCGCTTTCCGATCTGGCACGGGAGAGCGGCCTCAGCCGGTTTCAGGTGCTGCGCGCCTTTGCGCGGGCAACGGGTTTCACGCCGCATGCCTATCACGTTCAGGCCCGCGTGCACCTTGCCCGGCGGCTGATCGCCGGTGGTGCGGCCCTGGCGGAGGCCGCAGCGGAAAGCGGCTTTGCCGACCAGAGCCATATGACGCGCGCCTTCGTTTCCCGCTATGGCCTGACGCCCGGCACCTATGCGCGCGGGCATTCCTGA
- a CDS encoding aminoglycoside 3'-phosphotransferase gives MVVRLQEDGRLPASLRNRLGGYEWRRDALGRSSACVFRLEGEGRPGLYLKVEEAGPFCELADEAERLVWLRSQGLDCPEVIAHESDGERNFLLMTALPGVDLVTAATLLPEERIEILASALSALHSFDINACPFDHRLEKRLAAAAARMRAGVVDETDFDEERLGKSAFFLFGELQRLRPESENLVITHGDACLPNFMAAGGRFAGYIDCCRLGVADRYQDVALACHSIGYNFGEEFVRLFLNAYGLSIIDPVKMDYYQLLDEFF, from the coding sequence ATGGTCGTTCGGCTTCAGGAAGATGGCAGGCTGCCGGCCTCGCTCCGGAACCGTCTCGGCGGCTATGAATGGCGGCGGGACGCTCTCGGGCGGTCCTCGGCCTGTGTTTTTCGTCTGGAGGGCGAAGGGCGTCCGGGGCTTTACCTGAAGGTCGAAGAGGCCGGACCGTTTTGCGAGCTCGCCGACGAAGCCGAGAGACTTGTCTGGCTTCGCAGCCAGGGCCTCGATTGCCCTGAAGTCATTGCCCATGAGAGCGACGGAGAGCGCAATTTTCTTCTGATGACGGCGCTGCCGGGCGTGGATCTCGTCACTGCCGCAACGCTGTTGCCTGAAGAGCGCATCGAGATCCTCGCCTCTGCGCTCAGTGCGCTCCATAGCTTCGATATCAATGCCTGTCCGTTCGATCATCGGCTGGAGAAGCGCCTCGCGGCCGCTGCAGCGCGCATGCGCGCCGGCGTCGTCGACGAAACGGATTTCGACGAGGAGCGGCTCGGCAAGAGCGCCTTCTTCCTCTTCGGCGAATTACAGCGGCTGCGGCCGGAAAGCGAAAATCTCGTTATAACGCATGGCGATGCGTGCCTGCCGAATTTCATGGCGGCGGGCGGTCGATTCGCCGGTTACATCGATTGCTGCCGCCTCGGTGTTGCCGACCGCTATCAGGATGTCGCGCTCGCCTGCCATAGCATCGGCTATAATTTTGGCGAGGAATTCGTGCGGCTGTTTCTCAATGCCTATGGCCTTTCGATCATCGATCCTGTGAAGATGGACTATTATCAGCTCCTCGATGAGTTCTTTTAG
- a CDS encoding DUF930 domain-containing protein, producing MWLDAAGFKGHIAAVTEEEVEPADTDHETEHQEPRARWGVIASVLVHVPIVALLIFGLPKIQAQPAEDESVKVELVPPPEEKKEDEKKPEEKPKEEKKPQEQAKAEPPPPPPPPAPPPSPSPPSLPPPSSEKRAGGSSPVFEFGDKNTGPMKSVNGNASEGEKKDTPVPPPPSPPQPPEEQTAEATSTSQPLEQPAGNPVPKEIEPPQIAAADTHSERDAPAAATTEEVKTSFEPEKPSVPKKPALQKDQVSKAPLPEVKTLFSQNMTDDQIAQTAMGNMQRGERMNQLCRSELDQQIIHENPRFRGAELPSYSLTNETVIETRKGAFFKSGKWYNVQFRCEVDPDAKRILSFAFKFGGPLPESQYPIYNSRR from the coding sequence TTGTGGCTTGATGCTGCCGGTTTTAAAGGCCACATCGCTGCTGTGACAGAAGAAGAAGTCGAACCGGCAGATACCGATCACGAGACGGAACACCAGGAGCCCCGCGCTCGCTGGGGTGTTATCGCGTCCGTGCTGGTGCATGTGCCCATCGTCGCGCTGTTGATTTTCGGCCTCCCTAAGATCCAGGCGCAACCCGCCGAGGACGAGAGCGTGAAGGTCGAGCTCGTGCCGCCGCCGGAAGAGAAGAAGGAAGACGAGAAAAAGCCGGAGGAAAAGCCAAAAGAGGAAAAGAAACCACAGGAACAGGCAAAGGCCGAACCACCGCCACCACCACCGCCACCAGCACCGCCTCCTTCTCCGTCGCCACCGAGTCTGCCTCCACCTTCGTCCGAGAAGCGGGCGGGCGGGAGTTCACCTGTTTTCGAATTTGGAGACAAGAACACCGGCCCGATGAAGTCCGTGAATGGAAACGCCTCGGAAGGAGAGAAAAAGGATACACCGGTTCCTCCACCGCCTTCGCCTCCGCAGCCACCGGAAGAGCAGACAGCGGAAGCTACCAGTACGTCTCAGCCGCTTGAGCAGCCCGCCGGAAATCCGGTTCCAAAAGAAATAGAACCGCCGCAGATCGCTGCTGCCGATACACATTCGGAACGCGACGCGCCTGCCGCTGCGACAACCGAAGAGGTGAAGACCAGTTTCGAACCCGAAAAGCCTTCGGTGCCCAAGAAGCCCGCACTGCAAAAAGATCAAGTGTCGAAGGCGCCATTGCCCGAGGTAAAAACGTTGTTTTCGCAGAATATGACGGACGATCAGATTGCGCAGACGGCAATGGGTAACATGCAGCGCGGCGAGCGCATGAACCAATTATGCAGGTCAGAACTCGATCAGCAGATAATTCATGAGAATCCGAGATTTCGGGGTGCCGAGCTACCGTCATATTCGCTAACCAACGAAACTGTTATCGAAACGAGGAAGGGGGCCTTTTTCAAGAGCGGAAAATGGTACAACGTACAGTTCCGATGTGAAGTGGATCCCGACGCAAAGAGGATACTGTCGTTTGCATTTAAGTTCGGTGGGCCGCTTCCCGAGAGCCAGTATCCGATTTACAACTCTCGCCGATAG
- a CDS encoding DUF930 domain-containing protein, with product MDLPSMEHAGLLQRGRFDPAWPASLALHLAIIAILLAFLPDVKPLRAPPEESVDVEVVSPPPATAIPVPQPAALSPPQSRGDSGSPADGDILPLMPETASREVLPSAPALAKPAVSGPPPLMQATELFSAKTLGSPRSRNARQLLGTLSGEERNLQLCNLEALEQVNRSRPGSVPDLVAPYAMKPEKVRGNSIEVDGGAFRSKRNWFNIRFHCEVDPAGKTVTAFAFAIGDAIPKDLWQEHNLVAEDGEADQ from the coding sequence ATGGACTTGCCTTCGATGGAACATGCCGGCCTGTTGCAGAGAGGAAGATTCGATCCGGCCTGGCCGGCATCGCTCGCACTGCATCTTGCCATCATCGCAATCCTGCTGGCATTCCTGCCCGACGTGAAGCCGCTCAGGGCGCCGCCGGAGGAGAGTGTCGACGTCGAGGTCGTATCACCGCCGCCTGCCACCGCAATTCCCGTTCCGCAGCCTGCGGCCCTGTCGCCGCCGCAAAGCCGTGGGGACAGCGGAAGTCCGGCGGATGGGGACATCCTGCCGTTGATGCCCGAGACGGCGTCCAGAGAGGTGCTTCCGTCTGCGCCGGCGCTGGCGAAGCCGGCGGTATCAGGTCCACCGCCGCTGATGCAGGCGACGGAACTCTTTTCCGCAAAAACACTCGGCAGCCCGCGCAGCCGCAACGCACGTCAGCTGCTTGGCACGCTGTCCGGTGAGGAGCGCAATCTGCAGCTCTGCAACCTCGAAGCGCTGGAGCAGGTCAACCGTTCCCGTCCGGGATCGGTGCCCGATCTCGTGGCACCTTACGCCATGAAGCCGGAGAAGGTGAGGGGCAACAGCATCGAGGTGGATGGCGGGGCTTTCCGAAGCAAGCGGAACTGGTTCAATATCCGCTTCCATTGCGAGGTGGATCCCGCGGGAAAGACTGTCACCGCCTTTGCCTTTGCGATTGGCGATGCCATTCCGAAGGACCTGTGGCAGGAGCACAATCTGGTGGCCGAGGATGGCGAGGCCGATCAGTGA
- a CDS encoding GYD domain-containing protein: MTTYILMINWTDQGIRNVKESAKRLDAAKALMGSLGGSFERFYLTMGEYDMVAICEAPDDRVIARFTLSLGMGGNVRTKTLKAFSEVNYRDIIASLA, from the coding sequence ATGACCACTTACATTCTCATGATAAACTGGACGGATCAGGGCATCCGCAATGTGAAGGAATCTGCCAAACGGCTCGATGCGGCAAAAGCTCTGATGGGCAGCTTGGGCGGCTCCTTCGAGCGCTTTTATCTCACCATGGGCGAATATGACATGGTGGCTATTTGCGAGGCACCCGACGACCGGGTGATAGCGCGATTTACGCTATCGCTTGGCATGGGCGGCAATGTGCGCACGAAAACCTTGAAGGCATTTTCGGAAGTGAATTATCGCGACATCATCGCGTCGCTCGCATAG